From a region of the Bacteroidota bacterium genome:
- a CDS encoding aspartate-semialdehyde dehydrogenase: MKLAIVGATGMVGRKMLKVIEERNIKVDELFLCASSHSVGKIIEFKGEKIEVQSIEDVLNKNVDYAIFSAGGTVSKEWAPKFAKKGTVVIDNSSAWRMNEKIKLVVPEINGDALTSEDKIIANPNCSTIQLVAVLYPLHKKYSLERVVVSTYQSVTGSGKKAVEQLMTERKNEKAKMFYPHPIDLNCIPHGGDFNENGYTTEEMKLVEESRKILNINSLKITSTVVRIPVLGGHSESVNIEFKNKIDLKELKQILENTKGIKVEDEPFENIYPMPVNAEGKDDVFVGRIRKDFSKKNAVNLWIVSDNLRKGAATNAVQILEKIIDN, translated from the coding sequence TGGTTGGAAGAAAGATGCTCAAAGTAATTGAAGAGCGTAACATTAAAGTTGATGAATTGTTTTTATGTGCGTCCTCACATTCAGTGGGCAAAATAATCGAATTCAAAGGAGAAAAGATAGAGGTTCAAAGTATTGAAGATGTTTTAAATAAAAATGTTGATTATGCAATTTTTTCAGCAGGAGGGACTGTTTCTAAGGAATGGGCACCAAAGTTTGCGAAAAAAGGAACAGTAGTAATTGATAATTCTTCTGCTTGGAGGATGAATGAGAAAATAAAACTTGTTGTTCCTGAAATAAATGGAGATGCTTTAACAAGTGAAGACAAAATAATTGCTAATCCTAATTGCTCAACAATTCAACTTGTTGCGGTTTTGTATCCATTGCATAAAAAATATTCTTTAGAGAGAGTTGTTGTTTCTACTTATCAATCGGTAACAGGCTCGGGCAAAAAGGCGGTTGAGCAGTTGATGACAGAAAGAAAAAACGAGAAAGCAAAAATGTTTTATCCTCATCCTATTGATTTAAACTGTATTCCTCATGGTGGTGATTTTAATGAAAACGGATATACAACTGAGGAAATGAAATTGGTAGAGGAAAGTAGAAAAATATTGAATATAAATAGTCTAAAAATTACTTCAACGGTTGTGCGTATTCCGGTTTTAGGCGGGCATTCCGAAAGTGTGAATATTGAGTTTAAAAATAAAATTGATTTAAAGGAGCTAAAACAAATACTTGAAAATACAAAAGGAATCAAAGTTGAAGATGAGCCATTTGAAAATATTTATCCTATGCCTGTAAATGCCGAGGGTAAAGATGATGTTTTTGTTGGGCGGATACGAAAAGACTTCTCAAAGAAAAATGCGGTAAATTTATGGATAGTTTCTGATAATCTGAGAAAAGGAGCAGCCACTAATGCAGTACAAATTTTGGAAAAGATAATTGATAATTGA